A window from Montipora capricornis isolate CH-2021 chromosome 7, ASM3666992v2, whole genome shotgun sequence encodes these proteins:
- the LOC138055545 gene encoding uncharacterized protein → MAASGDKPVRRGGRYCVAGTPNNVSCKNTSYTPGIKMHQFPSDLKVQAGWLKFIQRHLVDFGEPVNKHATLCSAHFEPSCYSMAFGLSLEGMEKSKRNKILLKGSIPTRHTVLPVVPEELSDRKRRQKITEPESDDEVVWHHEEDKKEDHYLWFSTGTDSATDCEPVKSETDWESQGETTEREPTEENENEADIVDENSQRDISMDPDTPEYNEPKFIVFYRMLMSTCSLCSASTANGMVQQHQ, encoded by the exons ATGGCTGCGAGTGGGGATAAGCCAGTTCGAAGAGGTGGCCGATATTGTGTGGCTGGAACGCCAAACAATGTAAGCTGCAAAAACACAAGTTACACACCGGGTATAAAGATGCATCAATTTCCATCTGATCTGAAAGTACAGGCGGGAtggctgaaattcatccaacgACATCTCGTTGACTTTGGCGAACCTGTCAACAAGCATGCCACTTTATGTTCAGCTCATTTTGAGCCTAGTTGTTACTCGATGGCATTTGGACTCTCGCTGGAAGGGATGGAGAAATCGAAGCGAAACAAAATACTTTTAAAGGGATCAATTCCAACGAGACACACCGTTCTTCCAGTAGTGCCTGAAGAACTATCGGACCGTAAAAGAAGACAA AAAATTACTGAACCTGAGTCCGATGATGAAGTTGTGTGGCATCATGAAGAAGACAAGAAAGAAGACCATTACCTCTGGTTTAGTACTGGCACTGACTCGGCAACTGATTGTGAACCAGTAAAGAGTGAAACTGACTGGGAATCGCAAGGTGAAACTACAGAAAGAGAACCAACTGAAGAGAATGAGAATGAGGCTGACATCGTAGATGAAAATTCCCAGCGAGATATCAG CATGGATCCAGATACCCCAGAGTATAATGAACCTAAATTCATTGTATTCTACCGGATGTTAATGTCAACCTGTTCACTATGTTCTGCTTCAACTGCAAATGGGATGGTCCAACAGCATCAATGA
- the LOC138055546 gene encoding uncharacterized protein, with product MKNFYTFKKRYAVSSMGFIGSNKRCLWAAMGASGSTHDSRLLKSCSLYNEIQNKQVFPNATVDLEEHGEIPFTTVGDSAFQKQPWITKPYSQNTKDAKKVYFNKRLCSAQTLSELAYGMLKGQWRVVYKKTEYRLRNIKHVIMACILLHNISIARHDPCKPRWRLDVSRLDLIRRRGNGHPASDTDNVRMRTTNWLWDLKQQRTAMG from the coding sequence ATGAAGAATTTTTACACCTTCAAGAAACGATATGCGGTTTCAAGTATGGGGTTTATTGGCTCAAACAAGAGGTGTCTGTGGGCAGCCATGGGAGCGTCGGGTTCAACTCATGATTCAAGACTTTTAAAGAGCTGTAGCCTGTATAATGAGATCCAGAATAAACAGGTCTTCCCAAATGCAACTGTTGATCTGGAGGAACATGGCGAAATCCCATTCACTACAGTGGGAGACTCTgcttttcagaaacagccatGGATTACAAAGCCATACAGTCAAAACACTAAAGATGCTAAGAAAGTGTACTTTAATAAGAGACTCTGCTCTGCACAGACGCTTTCGGAACTCGCGTATGGCATGCTAAAAGGACAATGGAGGGTCGTCTATAAGAAGACTGAATATAGACTACGAAACATCAAGCATGTCATAATGGCGTGCATACTGTTACACAACATCTCCATTGCCAGGCATGATCCATGCAAGCCAAGGTGGAGACTTGATGTCAGTAGGCTGGATCTTATTCGTAGGCGTGGCAATGGGCATCCAGCATCTGATACAGATAACGTTAGAATGAGAACCACTAATTGGTTGTGGGATCTAAAACAGCAGAGAACTGCAATGGGGTGA